From one Halothece sp. PCC 7418 genomic stretch:
- the petA gene encoding cytochrome f, with translation MNNSFWQMLTQKLKGLLTSLLCVVFATLTVFFASDALFPQSAAAYPFWAQETAPETPRDATGRIVCANCHLAEKEAEVELPLSVAPDSVFEAVVHIPYDTDTQQVLGDGSQGDLNVGAVLMLPEGFKIAPPERMTEEMKEKVGDVFFQPYREGLENVVLVGPLPGDEHQEITFPVLSPDPNANSDVYFGKYPVYLGANRGRGQVYPAGNKSNNTVYNASQGGTITAIEDSGFGYNITLQVSEEESVMETIPPGPELIVAEGDEVKKGQALTNDPNVGGFGQEDSEIVLQSPARIKGLMAFVGAIMLAQVLLVLKKKQVERVQAVEMNF, from the coding sequence ATGAATAACTCTTTTTGGCAAATGTTGACCCAAAAACTGAAGGGTCTTCTCACATCACTACTTTGTGTCGTTTTTGCCACCCTAACTGTATTTTTTGCCAGTGATGCTTTGTTCCCGCAAAGTGCTGCAGCTTACCCTTTTTGGGCGCAAGAAACTGCTCCTGAAACTCCTCGTGACGCAACTGGGCGCATTGTCTGTGCCAACTGTCACCTTGCAGAGAAAGAAGCAGAAGTGGAACTGCCCCTTTCTGTTGCTCCTGACAGCGTCTTTGAAGCGGTGGTTCACATTCCCTATGATACCGATACCCAACAAGTTTTAGGAGACGGTTCTCAGGGAGATCTCAACGTGGGTGCGGTTTTAATGCTACCTGAAGGCTTCAAAATTGCGCCTCCTGAACGGATGACCGAAGAAATGAAGGAGAAAGTGGGAGATGTCTTCTTCCAGCCTTATCGAGAAGGGTTAGAAAATGTGGTTTTAGTCGGTCCTTTACCTGGCGACGAACATCAAGAGATTACATTCCCAGTTTTATCTCCTGACCCCAATGCCAATAGCGATGTTTACTTTGGTAAGTATCCAGTTTATTTGGGCGCAAACCGTGGTCGCGGACAAGTTTATCCAGCTGGGAATAAGAGCAATAATACTGTTTATAATGCCAGCCAAGGCGGAACGATTACTGCCATTGAGGATAGTGGTTTTGGCTACAACATCACCCTTCAAGTTAGTGAAGAAGAAAGTGTGATGGAAACCATTCCTCCGGGTCCTGAGTTAATTGTTGCTGAAGGCGATGAAGTTAAAAAAGGACAGGCTTTGACCAATGATCCCAACGTTGGTGGTTTTGGACAGGAAGACAGTGAAATTGTTTTACAAAGCCCAGCACGAATTAAAGGCTTAATGGCATTTGTCGGCGCAATTATGTTGGCGCAAGTGCTTCTTGTACTGAAGAAGAAACAGGTGGAAAGAGTCCAAGCAGTCGAAATGAACTTCTAA
- a CDS encoding RNA-guided endonuclease TnpB family protein produces MKQVITAKLKLDLSQEQKTLLREVSLAYRDALNYVSQVAFDNSRTSSANKLQKLAYYDIRDEYNLPSQMACNVCRQVGATYKTLWTKVKKNSQHHTLGITKKRYKGLDKPPKFVSRTCNLNYGRDFSFVKEGISVITLQGRIKVSYSGYQKHLALIESGEAKAKGAKIYYNPSNKTYYLLVSLEVEKPDIEPTDIKRISGVDVGQRYLAVETDTQNQVSFYNGKSTIHKAEHYQRRRKSLQRKGTRSAKRRLKSLSGRERRFRADINHQVSKKVAKSNSLIGLEDLTHIRDRTNRRKIKKASKKQKKAHRKQTSWSFAELQSFIDYKAVLNDSLAIKVDADYTSQSCPCCGHTSKNNRPNKGLTFHCENCEFDLHADLVGARNIAMRTLLVRQDWTSTGSLSACPDVSSDEAKAMRLSRFMELRWTAETSPNHIAFSD; encoded by the coding sequence ATGAAACAAGTTATCACTGCCAAGTTAAAGTTAGACCTCTCTCAGGAGCAGAAAACGCTCTTGCGGGAGGTCTCTTTGGCTTATCGTGATGCTCTAAACTATGTTTCACAGGTAGCTTTTGACAACAGTCGAACCAGTAGTGCCAACAAACTCCAGAAGTTAGCTTACTACGATATTCGAGATGAATACAATTTACCTTCCCAGATGGCTTGTAATGTTTGTAGGCAGGTAGGAGCAACCTACAAAACTTTATGGACAAAGGTTAAGAAAAATAGTCAACATCACACACTCGGAATAACTAAGAAGAGGTATAAAGGATTAGACAAACCTCCTAAGTTTGTTTCTAGAACTTGTAACCTTAACTATGGAAGAGACTTTTCTTTCGTTAAAGAAGGAATAAGTGTTATTACCTTACAAGGAAGAATTAAAGTCTCTTATTCTGGCTATCAAAAACACTTAGCCTTGATTGAGTCGGGAGAGGCTAAAGCTAAGGGAGCAAAGATTTACTATAATCCTTCTAACAAGACTTATTACTTGTTAGTGAGCTTAGAAGTAGAGAAACCTGATATCGAACCTACAGACATTAAACGGATTAGTGGTGTCGATGTCGGTCAACGCTATTTAGCTGTTGAAACTGATACTCAAAATCAGGTTAGTTTCTACAACGGTAAATCAACTATCCATAAAGCAGAACACTATCAAAGGAGAAGGAAATCGTTACAGCGCAAAGGCACTCGTTCTGCTAAGAGACGATTAAAGTCTTTATCTGGACGAGAGAGACGGTTTCGCGCTGATATTAACCACCAAGTTTCTAAGAAGGTCGCTAAATCTAATTCACTTATTGGTTTGGAAGACTTAACCCACATTCGAGACAGAACAAATCGTCGTAAAATTAAAAAAGCATCTAAGAAACAGAAGAAGGCTCACCGTAAACAAACCAGTTGGTCTTTTGCTGAACTCCAAAGTTTCATTGACTATAAAGCAGTATTGAATGATTCTTTGGCGATTAAAGTCGATGCTGATTATACTTCCCAAAGTTGTCCTTGTTGTGGGCATACCTCCAAAAACAATCGACCCAATAAAGGGTTAACTTTTCATTGTGAAAATTGTGAATTTGACCTTCACGCGGACTTAGTAGGTGCTAGAAATATTGCAATGAGAACGTTACTTGTTCGGCAAGACTGGACGAGTACAGGTAGCTTGTCAGCCTGCCCTGATGTTTCGTCGGATGAAGCCAAAGCCATGCGCCTTTCGAGGTTTATGGAATTGAGGTGGACGGCAGAAACAAGCCCAAATCACATCGCGTTTAGCGATTGA
- a CDS encoding DUF2103 domain-containing protein, whose protein sequence is MGNSSQGRLVWNHSTHIDGLIPILERLITYQGIYTVTPGVISRARSNCQQFKLRVSVPIRGGYKVIARQGKSVQEVFIITDLNQQQLKSAIEASIR, encoded by the coding sequence ATGGGCAATTCTTCGCAAGGACGACTGGTTTGGAATCATTCCACTCACATCGACGGGTTAATTCCCATTTTAGAACGATTGATTACCTATCAAGGAATTTATACCGTAACGCCTGGGGTAATTAGTCGGGCTCGTAGCAATTGTCAGCAGTTCAAGTTAAGAGTATCTGTTCCCATCCGAGGGGGATATAAGGTCATTGCTCGCCAAGGAAAAAGTGTGCAAGAAGTATTTATTATTACTGATTTAAACCAACAACAACTCAAAAGTGCAATTGAAGCCTCGATTCGATAA
- a CDS encoding DUF928 domain-containing protein, which translates to MIRKISLLLLFSTSLLASLSIPHVVLAEVAFNPPDEDQPRSSSSGGSRGRHCSADATESSSALIPIVPQDFAGLTTQAHPSILVYVGETTASKAFFSIKDDQQQTQYYTNVDLPQSPGIIRIDLPEDAPELRMNQTYSWYFALMCDNQLRPDSPIAAGYLKRVALDNSLSSQTLAEETPSVNQASLYGQAGIWYETAMILAALRQAEPNNRAIAQAWDHLLTTAGLEAISTKPIVTP; encoded by the coding sequence ATGATTAGGAAAATTTCTCTGCTGTTGCTATTCTCAACTAGCTTACTCGCTAGTCTGTCCATTCCTCATGTTGTTTTGGCGGAAGTGGCTTTCAATCCTCCTGATGAAGATCAGCCCCGAAGCTCTAGTAGCGGGGGATCTCGCGGGAGACATTGCTCTGCTGATGCGACCGAAAGTTCCTCTGCTCTGATCCCGATTGTTCCTCAGGACTTTGCTGGTCTGACAACTCAGGCTCATCCGAGTATTTTAGTATATGTGGGAGAAACCACTGCATCAAAAGCATTTTTCAGCATTAAGGATGACCAACAACAAACGCAATATTACACCAATGTTGATCTGCCCCAATCCCCTGGGATAATTCGGATTGACCTGCCAGAGGATGCACCAGAATTAAGGATGAACCAAACTTATTCTTGGTACTTTGCCTTAATGTGTGACAATCAACTGCGCCCTGATAGTCCGATCGCAGCAGGTTATCTCAAGCGAGTTGCGTTAGACAATTCTCTGTCATCCCAAACTTTAGCCGAGGAAACCCCCTCAGTTAATCAAGCCAGTCTCTATGGTCAGGCTGGGATTTGGTACGAAACAGCAATGATTCTTGCTGCTTTGCGACAAGCTGAGCCAAATAATCGCGCGATCGCGCAAGCCTGGGATCATCTCCTGACCACTGCGGGCTTAGAAGCCATTTCGACGAAACCGATTGTCACTCCCTAG
- a CDS encoding CHASE2 domain-containing protein yields the protein MKYFSPITHLFRSQGVLTTAFGISALVILGSLAGLFQGAELVMFDWLIRRRPTEPIDPRIVIVELSEPDLEYLNSWPITDGQLAQLLRQINQQDPVVVGLDLYRDLPTGRGRKALNQTFRSMPNLYGVEKGIKVRVKANPTLEELNQVTLADVIHDSDGKVRRALLAVKQDNQQKLALGTQLALTYLEAQGVEMKNIPSSPMGLWRKRLLPFNQEDNTKIQLGQAVLTPLHRNDGGYINMDNGGYQILINYRGLEFETVSVRDVLENDLPSDIFTDKIVLIGAGAPSLNDLFSTPYVTEDSLVPGVIIHANITSQLLSAALDNRPLIRVLPDPLEWLWIACCTVFGAKITLYLLTASPLTKWTYCSVGMTLVGVLVSGMGLVGMTYLALIGGWWLPGVTPLVGLFTAATVVAAYTARDLQRLAVMDGLTEVANRRYFDQEFQRRWLHSSEKRDWFGVILCDIDCFKKYNDTYGHQEGDRCLKAVAQGIKKAVRSTDFVARYGGEEFAILLSKSSPETTGKIAERVGKSVRELQIPHVSSETRAYVTLSCGVATLIPSLDQAPASLIACADEALYNAKKQGRDRAVIYQFPIPEQLSTGRLEQ from the coding sequence ATGAAATATTTTTCACCGATCACTCATTTATTCCGTTCTCAAGGCGTTTTAACCACTGCCTTTGGGATTTCTGCCTTGGTCATCTTAGGAAGCCTAGCGGGGTTATTTCAAGGGGCAGAGTTAGTGATGTTTGATTGGTTAATTCGTCGTCGCCCAACGGAACCGATTGATCCTCGCATTGTTATTGTTGAACTGAGTGAGCCAGATTTGGAATACCTGAACAGTTGGCCGATTACTGACGGTCAACTTGCCCAACTGTTACGCCAGATTAATCAACAAGACCCTGTGGTTGTCGGTTTGGATCTGTATCGGGATCTACCGACGGGAAGAGGACGGAAAGCCTTGAATCAAACCTTTCGTTCCATGCCCAATTTATATGGTGTAGAAAAGGGGATCAAGGTAAGGGTTAAAGCAAATCCTACTTTAGAAGAACTCAATCAAGTCACTTTAGCTGATGTTATTCATGATTCTGATGGTAAAGTGCGCCGAGCTTTACTGGCTGTGAAACAAGACAATCAGCAAAAATTAGCTTTGGGGACGCAGTTGGCTTTAACCTATCTCGAAGCCCAAGGGGTAGAAATGAAAAATATTCCCAGTTCTCCCATGGGACTTTGGAGAAAACGGTTACTGCCGTTTAACCAAGAAGACAATACCAAGATTCAACTAGGTCAAGCGGTTTTAACGCCCCTGCATCGTAATGATGGCGGTTATATCAACATGGACAATGGGGGATATCAAATTCTGATCAATTATCGGGGCTTAGAGTTTGAGACAGTTTCTGTGCGGGATGTTTTGGAAAATGATCTTCCCTCAGATATTTTTACAGATAAAATCGTTTTGATTGGGGCTGGCGCTCCGAGTTTGAACGATTTATTCAGCACCCCTTATGTTACAGAGGATTCCCTGGTCCCTGGGGTGATTATCCACGCCAATATTACCAGCCAATTGCTGAGTGCTGCCCTTGACAATCGCCCTTTGATCCGAGTGCTGCCAGACCCCCTAGAATGGCTGTGGATTGCTTGCTGTACGGTTTTTGGGGCGAAGATTACCTTGTATTTATTAACCGCCAGTCCGTTAACGAAATGGACATATTGTTCCGTGGGGATGACGCTAGTGGGGGTACTGGTTTCAGGGATGGGGTTAGTGGGAATGACTTATCTTGCCTTGATCGGGGGGTGGTGGTTGCCTGGAGTGACTCCTTTAGTCGGGCTGTTCACGGCTGCGACAGTGGTAGCAGCTTATACAGCGCGAGATTTACAACGCTTAGCGGTGATGGATGGCTTAACCGAGGTCGCCAACCGCCGTTACTTTGATCAGGAATTTCAACGACGCTGGCTGCACAGTAGTGAGAAAAGGGACTGGTTCGGGGTGATTCTCTGTGATATTGATTGCTTTAAGAAGTACAACGATACTTATGGTCACCAAGAGGGCGATCGCTGCTTAAAAGCGGTGGCGCAGGGGATCAAAAAGGCAGTGCGTTCGACAGATTTTGTGGCTCGTTATGGTGGGGAGGAGTTTGCGATTTTACTATCTAAAAGTTCCCCCGAGACAACGGGAAAAATAGCCGAGCGGGTGGGTAAAAGTGTTCGCGAGTTGCAAATCCCTCATGTCAGTTCGGAAACCCGTGCCTATGTCACTCTCAGTTGTGGAGTAGCAACCCTTATTCCCAGTTTGGATCAAGCCCCAGCGAGTCTGATTGCTTGTGCTGATGAGGCTCTCTACAACGCGAAAAAACAAGGGCGCGATCGCGCTGTCATCTACCAATTTCCAATTCCTGAGCAACTATCAACAGGACGTTTAGAGCAATGA
- the clpS gene encoding ATP-dependent Clp protease adapter ClpS: protein MAATTSPLQAPEKTKETVRTGYPNYKVIVLNDDVNTFQHVANCLMKYIPGMTSDRAWSLTEQVHNEGQAIVWVGPQEAAELYHQQLRREGLTMAPLEKA from the coding sequence ATGGCAGCAACCACTTCGCCCTTGCAAGCACCTGAAAAAACCAAAGAAACTGTCCGTACTGGGTATCCCAATTATAAAGTGATTGTTCTGAACGATGATGTGAATACCTTTCAGCACGTCGCTAATTGCTTAATGAAGTATATTCCAGGGATGACCAGCGATCGCGCTTGGAGTTTAACCGAACAAGTTCACAACGAAGGACAAGCAATTGTTTGGGTCGGACCGCAAGAAGCAGCCGAACTCTATCACCAACAGCTTCGGCGGGAAGGATTAACTATGGCTCCTTTGGAGAAAGCATAA
- a CDS encoding DUF4168 domain-containing protein, which translates to MKFLSILLGTATSAFMLTSESSALAQQAPQPQPPANTTEDYVMEVDEEEIRNFANAFSVVQDIQRESREKMAQAIEQEGLTIKEYNELYRGQTTVENSDPSTSNVSEEKRQQFENADARIDEIEQEAQAAIEQAITDEGLAVERFQQIGMAVRRNPDLQEQVKNILEN; encoded by the coding sequence ATGAAATTTTTATCTATTTTACTGGGCACAGCAACCTCTGCTTTCATGCTCACGTCTGAGAGCTCAGCACTTGCTCAACAAGCCCCCCAACCACAACCCCCTGCTAACACCACTGAAGATTATGTTATGGAGGTTGATGAGGAGGAAATCCGAAATTTTGCTAATGCTTTTTCTGTGGTGCAAGATATTCAACGTGAATCCCGAGAAAAAATGGCACAGGCTATTGAACAAGAAGGATTAACGATTAAAGAATACAACGAGTTATATCGAGGACAAACCACTGTGGAGAATTCAGATCCCTCCACTTCAAATGTTAGTGAAGAAAAACGGCAACAGTTTGAAAACGCTGATGCTCGGATTGATGAAATTGAACAAGAAGCGCAAGCAGCTATTGAACAAGCAATTACGGATGAAGGTTTAGCTGTCGAGCGCTTTCAGCAAATTGGGATGGCAGTGCGACGTAATCCAGATTTGCAAGAACAAGTCAAGAACATTTTAGAAAATTAA
- a CDS encoding EAL domain-containing protein produces MKFFNPRSQWARSPRHLLRRVHLPILATSCFAASVVIGARQLGQLQQWELSAFDLLVRSTTETTLDSRLLIVEIDEATIQQQQQWPLSDRAIAQAIQTLQQHQPKVIGLDLYRDLPQLPGREALLRELTVENVVTIETLNAPEASYIPAPPNVPETRVGFNDILIDPDNVVRRDLLYVQTSEQDFVSFALRLSLQYLDNPTLAVTPHALIVNNTEFPALEANTGGYVLETAETRGWQVLLNYSHQAPRLSFNDLLAGNYDPTSITGKIILIGTTAPSGKDLFLTPFSAGEGNLNLMSGVEVHAQMVSQILSTVLDEQPLKWNWSEAGEILWILGWSAVGGVLAWSSGHPLRLLGGGTVMLISNYGISWLLFSQGGWIPLIPSAIAFLLSGTNTLAYRVLYNNSYDSLTGLLNRNALSQCLTQMRQKQTSQNRLTLLCLDLGCFKLINDSFGPQASDQLLLIASERIRRCLQPTDFVARINGNQFAILLPSIANAEAVIKVANRLQQELQIPILLNQHQIHTNISIGAALNDPALPTDSETLIRNAHTAMNRAQESGSNHCTVYLEDMHDQVIYRLELEEDLRHAMQAKEFQLYYQPIVDLQNNKIAGFEALVRWHSRKRNWVYPSEFIPLAEETGLIVPLGTWILKEACQQMQTWQQKFPDSQHLSLSVNLSSRQFWDKNLIDQVQVILNETQFNPHCLKLEITESVIMQNMEETLKQLHAFKALGIQISIDDFGTGYSSLSYLHRLPIDTLKIDQSFIQRIKENWENSDIARTIVSLSHNLGLSVIAEGIETQFHLEFLHDICCEYGQGYLFSKPIPSQEVEDCLKAQNFEYNYQLRKGSY; encoded by the coding sequence ATGAAATTTTTCAACCCCCGATCACAATGGGCGCGATCGCCTCGCCATCTCTTGAGGAGAGTACATCTGCCCATTCTAGCCACCAGTTGTTTCGCAGCCAGTGTCGTGATCGGCGCAAGACAACTCGGACAGTTACAGCAGTGGGAGTTGTCCGCCTTTGACCTTTTAGTCCGCTCTACGACTGAAACAACCCTCGATTCCCGACTGTTAATTGTCGAGATTGATGAAGCAACGATTCAGCAGCAACAACAATGGCCCCTATCCGATCGCGCGATCGCCCAAGCCATCCAAACCTTACAGCAGCATCAACCGAAGGTCATCGGACTCGACTTGTATCGGGATCTTCCCCAACTGCCAGGTCGAGAAGCCTTACTCAGGGAACTGACAGTAGAAAATGTGGTCACCATCGAAACCTTAAACGCTCCTGAAGCCAGTTATATCCCCGCCCCTCCCAATGTTCCCGAAACCAGAGTTGGCTTTAATGATATTCTCATCGATCCCGATAACGTAGTGCGTCGGGATTTGCTATATGTGCAGACCTCGGAACAAGATTTTGTCTCCTTTGCCCTTCGGCTCAGTTTACAGTATTTAGACAATCCGACCTTAGCGGTCACTCCTCACGCCCTGATTGTTAACAACACTGAATTTCCTGCCTTGGAAGCCAACACTGGCGGTTACGTCCTAGAAACCGCAGAAACAAGGGGCTGGCAAGTGTTACTCAACTATTCCCATCAGGCCCCCCGTCTTAGCTTCAATGACCTTTTAGCAGGAAATTATGACCCAACTTCGATTACAGGGAAGATTATCTTGATTGGCACCACCGCCCCCAGTGGCAAGGATTTATTTCTGACTCCATTTTCTGCAGGGGAAGGGAATCTCAACTTGATGTCAGGGGTGGAGGTTCACGCCCAGATGGTCAGTCAGATTTTAAGTACCGTTCTTGATGAGCAACCCCTAAAATGGAATTGGTCAGAAGCAGGAGAGATCTTGTGGATTCTGGGATGGTCTGCTGTGGGGGGCGTGCTTGCTTGGTCCAGTGGTCATCCCTTGCGGTTGCTGGGGGGCGGAACAGTGATGCTGATTAGCAACTATGGCATCAGTTGGCTGTTGTTTTCACAAGGAGGATGGATTCCCCTCATTCCCAGCGCGATCGCGTTTTTACTCTCAGGAACAAATACCCTAGCTTACCGCGTTCTCTACAACAACTCCTACGATAGTTTGACTGGACTTCTCAATCGCAATGCCTTGTCCCAGTGCTTAACTCAGATGCGCCAAAAACAGACAAGCCAAAACCGACTTACCTTGCTCTGTCTAGACTTAGGCTGCTTTAAACTCATCAACGACAGCTTTGGGCCTCAAGCGAGTGATCAACTGCTCTTGATTGCCAGTGAACGGATTCGTCGTTGTCTTCAACCCACCGATTTCGTCGCTCGCATTAACGGAAATCAATTTGCGATCCTCTTGCCTTCGATCGCCAATGCTGAGGCAGTCATTAAGGTTGCCAATCGTTTACAACAGGAACTCCAAATCCCAATCCTGCTCAATCAGCATCAAATTCATACCAACATTAGCATCGGTGCTGCCCTAAATGATCCAGCCCTTCCCACAGACTCAGAAACCCTGATCCGCAATGCTCATACTGCCATGAATCGCGCTCAAGAATCGGGATCTAATCACTGTACCGTCTATCTCGAAGATATGCACGACCAAGTGATTTATCGCCTCGAATTAGAAGAAGACCTCCGTCATGCAATGCAAGCCAAAGAGTTTCAACTGTATTATCAACCCATTGTTGATCTCCAGAATAACAAAATTGCTGGTTTTGAAGCCTTAGTGCGATGGCACTCTCGGAAGCGAAATTGGGTTTACCCCAGTGAATTTATTCCTCTTGCTGAAGAAACAGGCTTGATTGTTCCCTTGGGGACATGGATTCTCAAAGAAGCCTGTCAGCAGATGCAGACTTGGCAACAAAAGTTTCCCGACTCACAACATCTTTCGCTTAGTGTCAATCTTTCGAGTCGGCAATTTTGGGATAAAAACTTGATTGACCAAGTGCAAGTCATTTTGAACGAGACTCAGTTCAATCCCCACTGTCTCAAATTAGAAATCACTGAAAGCGTAATCATGCAAAATATGGAAGAAACGCTCAAGCAACTTCATGCCTTTAAAGCCCTTGGTATTCAAATCAGTATTGATGACTTTGGAACTGGTTATTCCTCCTTGAGTTATCTGCATCGTTTGCCCATTGATACCTTAAAAATTGATCAATCTTTTATCCAGCGTATTAAAGAAAACTGGGAGAATTCTGATATTGCCCGCACCATTGTCAGTTTAAGCCATAACTTAGGTCTCAGTGTCATTGCAGAAGGGATAGAAACCCAGTTTCATTTAGAGTTTCTTCATGACATTTGTTGTGAATATGGTCAAGGTTATCTCTTTTCTAAACCCATTCCCAGTCAGGAGGTTGAAGACTGTTTAAAAGCACAAAATTTTGAATATAACTATCAGTTGCGGAAAGGCAGTTACTAA
- a CDS encoding response regulator transcription factor, producing the protein MKILIVEDDERLSEAVAEDLSDQNYTVETATDGITGFELAHTFHYDLILLDLMLPQLDGITLCQRLRSEGNATPVLMLTARDTTSDKVVGLDAGADDYLVKPFELQELAARTRALLRRHQTNFSPALTWGGLKLDPNSCEATYEDSDLSLSPKEYRLLEMFLRSGRRVFSRSQILDHLWAFECCPEEDTVRAHIKGLRQKLKAAGAPPDLIETVYGLGYRLKKI; encoded by the coding sequence ATGAAAATTTTAATTGTTGAAGATGATGAACGCTTGAGTGAAGCCGTTGCGGAAGACTTAAGTGACCAAAACTATACGGTTGAAACGGCAACCGATGGTATTACGGGTTTCGAGCTCGCTCATACGTTTCACTATGATCTCATTTTGCTGGATCTGATGTTGCCACAACTCGATGGGATTACGTTATGCCAGCGTTTGCGCTCTGAGGGGAATGCAACGCCAGTTTTGATGTTAACGGCTCGGGATACCACTAGTGATAAAGTCGTGGGTTTAGATGCGGGTGCTGATGACTATCTGGTGAAACCGTTTGAGTTACAAGAGCTAGCAGCTCGCACTCGTGCCCTTTTACGTCGTCATCAAACCAATTTTTCACCCGCTTTAACTTGGGGAGGGCTGAAACTTGATCCCAACTCTTGTGAAGCCACTTATGAAGACTCGGATTTATCTCTGAGTCCAAAAGAGTATCGTCTCCTAGAGATGTTTTTACGCAGTGGTCGTCGTGTTTTTAGTCGCAGTCAGATTTTGGATCATCTTTGGGCTTTTGAATGTTGTCCAGAAGAAGATACCGTCAGAGCGCATATTAAGGGCTTAAGACAAAAGCTCAAAGCAGCCGGAGCACCTCCAGATTTAATCGAGACAGTTTATGGTTTGGGATATCGTCTCAAAAAGATTTAA
- a CDS encoding response regulator — protein sequence MHERFEKRLTFNRIFRHLIFYQSQKFTGKIKVFSLQEEAWSFYFLLGNLIWASGGRYPLRRWRRQFYAATWKLPNLDYLDRNAECWDCTELRTLSENNSLKIEQVAAIVNGIFKEVLFDVVQAFEAPIYEYLGLPQSLISLSQLTGIGDSLKLEVQEGVTPDPYYRLPYSLLPNIISLQETTYQHWTKWIKLGLSQISPNQAPFLLEPKQLQKRVSRKVYQNMEKGLQGKTSLRDLAFKFKKNSDFFSIASAISPYYQEGLITFNQIKDLSVYNSDKQKYSTLTRSEKPQAESVLFAIDSSRKNQSLFSAIAQQQGYQFEAMSDGLNALQKIVHNPLTHPKIIFASYEMAIIKPEEFCQIVRRLELLKPVPIIFYSKRPLSHQEIQEVLDAGANQLMNQNDLTPSSVNSILKKYQQSQSNGRNQIRNESKATFETSNSPHFPMMNKTFYK from the coding sequence ATGCACGAACGATTTGAAAAACGTCTAACTTTTAACCGTATTTTTCGCCATCTAATTTTTTATCAATCACAAAAATTTACAGGAAAAATTAAAGTTTTCAGCTTACAAGAAGAAGCATGGAGCTTTTATTTTTTATTAGGGAATTTAATCTGGGCAAGTGGCGGTCGTTATCCCTTACGGCGATGGCGGAGACAATTTTATGCAGCAACCTGGAAATTACCAAATTTGGATTATTTAGATAGGAATGCAGAATGTTGGGACTGTACTGAGTTGAGAACGCTTAGTGAGAATAACAGTCTGAAAATCGAACAAGTAGCAGCCATTGTCAATGGTATCTTCAAAGAGGTTTTATTTGATGTTGTACAGGCTTTTGAAGCCCCGATTTACGAATATCTGGGTTTACCTCAAAGTTTGATTTCACTCTCTCAGTTAACGGGAATTGGGGATAGTCTGAAGTTAGAAGTGCAAGAAGGGGTTACCCCTGATCCTTATTACCGTTTACCTTATAGCCTGCTCCCAAATATTATAAGTTTACAAGAAACAACTTATCAACACTGGACAAAATGGATTAAATTGGGGTTATCTCAAATTTCTCCAAATCAAGCCCCTTTTCTACTCGAACCTAAACAACTTCAAAAACGAGTATCTCGGAAAGTTTATCAAAATATGGAAAAAGGCTTGCAAGGAAAAACCTCTTTGAGAGATTTAGCCTTCAAGTTCAAAAAAAATAGTGACTTTTTTAGCATTGCTTCTGCCATTTCTCCTTATTATCAAGAAGGGTTAATCACTTTTAATCAAATCAAAGATTTATCCGTTTACAATTCTGATAAACAGAAATATTCGACCTTAACCCGATCAGAAAAACCACAAGCAGAGTCTGTATTATTTGCGATTGATTCCAGTCGTAAAAATCAATCTTTATTCAGCGCGATCGCGCAACAACAAGGATATCAATTTGAAGCAATGAGTGATGGTCTGAATGCGCTTCAGAAAATTGTTCATAATCCCTTGACTCATCCCAAAATCATCTTTGCCAGTTATGAGATGGCAATTATTAAGCCAGAAGAATTTTGTCAGATTGTTCGCCGTCTTGAATTACTCAAACCTGTACCGATTATATTTTATAGTAAACGTCCTCTTTCTCATCAAGAGATTCAAGAAGTTCTTGATGCTGGTGCTAACCAATTAATGAATCAAAACGATTTGACACCGAGTTCTGTTAATTCAATTCTGAAAAAATACCAGCAATCCCAATCAAATGGAAGAAATCAGATCAGAAATGAAAGTAAAGCAACCTTTGAAACAAGCAATTCTCCCCACTTTCCCATGATGAATAAAACATTTTATAAGTGA